The proteins below are encoded in one region of Streptomyces ficellus:
- a CDS encoding ribbon-helix-helix protein, CopG family, which yields MAMNLRLRDDQTDALKQRAEEEGLSMHAIVLRAVDDYLSRTAQEALVRKTAREQAAKWHELMERLK from the coding sequence ATGGCCATGAACCTGCGTCTCCGCGACGACCAGACCGATGCCCTGAAGCAGCGCGCCGAGGAGGAGGGCCTCAGCATGCACGCCATAGTCCTCCGGGCGGTCGACGACTACCTGTCGCGCACCGCTCAGGAAGCCCTGGTGCGCAAGACCGCCAGGGAACAGGCCGCCAAGTGGCACGAACTCATGGAGCGGCTCAAGTGA
- a CDS encoding type II toxin-antitoxin system death-on-curing family toxin yields the protein MTFLYLASEDVLAVAEYAVDDQVVVLRDAGLLESAVHRPSAAMFGEEAYPDLLDKAAALLQSLAVNHPFVDGNKRTAWLSCVTFLAMNGVSLRPDIDTAERLVIAVATGEADEVKVIAQGLRELLV from the coding sequence GTGACCTTCCTCTACCTGGCGTCCGAGGACGTGCTGGCCGTCGCCGAGTACGCGGTCGACGATCAGGTCGTCGTCCTCCGGGACGCCGGCCTGCTCGAATCGGCCGTTCACCGTCCGTCGGCAGCGATGTTCGGAGAGGAGGCGTACCCCGATCTGCTCGACAAGGCGGCGGCGCTGCTTCAGTCGCTGGCGGTCAATCATCCGTTCGTGGACGGGAACAAGCGCACGGCCTGGCTGTCCTGTGTGACCTTCCTGGCCATGAACGGCGTCTCGTTGCGACCGGACATCGACACCGCCGAGCGGCTGGTGATCGCCGTCGCCACGGGTGAGGCGGACGAGGTGAAGGTCATCGCCCAAGGGTTGCGCGAGCTGCTGGTGTGA